In Porites lutea chromosome 7, jaPorLute2.1, whole genome shotgun sequence, a single window of DNA contains:
- the LOC140943283 gene encoding papilin-like isoform X2 — MLLSVFCRLTLLLCWVLAPSCSGGQSDDKWGPWSEWSPCSRTCGVGVTYQERECFEKEKPEAYCKGNKRMYETCNIQDCPEGSRDFRLEQCEAYNSRVLDGRKFKWVPYIPTHERCVLNCMPKGENFFMQWASKVADGTRCSVDSYDICVDGKCEKLGCDLILNSTAKEDKCRVCNGIGENCKTHKGVTTDVGDGYKEILVIPASATNIDIQEVAPSSNFLALSDSSQSYFFNGDYFITSPRKFHIAGTVFNYERTGFGQERISSLGPTSIPVHVEILLMGEKNPGISYEFSLPTSVTVLPERAQFIWRTGDFDKCSASCAGGEQKRRVYCVRKDTGEEASKSNCDHGKKPSHKQKCNTQSCPASWYVSSWSSCSVTCRRGKQVRRVHCQHVVEGGNAEMIPDDQCPGQKAITMRDCQILKRCPVWSVGQWSKCSVSCGVGSKHRNLTCQLLDTRQVFEPESCNPNRKPKETESCNPGPCTVAWMATEWSECYPKCGKGMSTRMVYCVSITDKTKKYPDELCDVSSRPINEKNCSSDVLCPPMWHASQWSKCTATCGVGMQMRNVYCATKEGPKMLRILKNDQCANETKIKGMQMCSVRPCQAGWYIYPWEPCSTTCGLGLRRRNVKCFADSKEDPEEKWCKAEDKPVSAVQCLQKKCKEAGTTTKAPEKTTTAAALQTVSTLAPAAETEEEKLITTLATTQASKTEERQTTETASPATTSTEEAKSTSTTESSEEPTTTAAQTQTTKTVEEERTTFLPATAQFEQTTTTGTSQKPIITTAQVQTTKAGDKESTTTASPLATTQFGESTTSEAEDGITTTAATQTQTTKAGKEELTTTATPVGERTTRKETTTTSAQTVEEERSTIKAKATEETITTFKVATEEEATKTSTSKPPSASTLTAESTRKTEISTQSSTTQDFSTETSTIITMPFSSEARTTTSTHPTQSSTISNLSPTIDFSTTTVSVSTIESTTTEASKTITPPPTTEASTTTTPPPTTEASTTTIPPPTTEVSATTIPPPTTEASTTTIPPLTTEASTTTTPPPTTEASTTTIPPPTTEASTTTTPPPTAEASTTTTPPPTTEASTTTIPPPTTEASATTTPPPTTEASTTTIPPSTTEASTTTTPPPTTETSTSTAPESSTEGPTTALRIKPAKIFQPPQDTKPTTKPPEKCEDNPLIAHCPVVKRVGFCCIKFYQKACCYTCRDLLPGCKS, encoded by the exons ATGCTGCTCTCGGTGTTTTGCCGGTTGACTCTCCTTCTTTGCTGGGTTTTGGCGCCATCGTGTTCAGGG GGACAGAGCGACGACAAATGGGGGCCTTGGAGCGAGTGGAGTCCATGCTCCAGAACTTGTGGTGTAGGAGTCACTTACCAAGAACGAGAGTGCTTTGAGAAGGaaaa GCCAGAAGCTTATTGCAAGGGAAATAAGCGTATGTACGAGACGTGCAATATTCAG GACTGCCCTGAAGGTTCAAGAGATTTCCGCCTTGAACAGTGCGAAGCTTACAACAGCCGCGTACTTGATGGACGAAAATTTAAGTGGGTGCCATATATACCAA CCCATGAGAGATGCGTACTTAACTGTATGCCTAAAGGAGAAAATTTCTTTATGCAATGGGCGAGTAAAGTCGCAGATGGAACAAGATGCAGCGTGGATTCGTATGACATTTGCGTCGACGGGAAGTGTGAG AAACTTGGTTGCGATCTTATTTTGAACTCTACTGCCAAAGAGGATAAATGCCGCGTATGTAATGGCATTGGAGAAAACTGTAAAACACACAAAGGAGTCACTACAGATGTTGGCGATG GATACAAGGAAATTCTGGTGATTCCTGCCAGTGCAACGAACATCGACATACAAGAAGTCGCACCTTCTTCAAATTTCCTAG CTCTTTCCGATTCAtctcaaagttattttttcaaTGGTGATTATTTTATCACAAGCCCGAGGAAGTTCCATATTGCCGGTACTGTGTTTAATTACGAGCGAACCGGCTTTGGACAGGAGAGAATCTCTTCGTTGGGACCAACCTCAATTCCCGTCCACGTGGAG ATCCTTCTAATGGGAGAGAAGAATCCTGGAATCTCTTACGAATTTTCATTGCCCACATCCGTCACCGTACTTCCTGAGCGAGCGCAGTTTATTTGGCGGACGGGCGATTTTGACAAGTGTAGTGCGTCGTGTGCAGGGG GTGAGCAAAAGAGGCGAGTATACTGTGTTCGCAAGGATACTGGGGAAGAAGCTTCAAAGTCAAATTGTGATCACGGCAAGAAGCCATCACATAAACAGAAGTGCAACACTCAGTCCTGCCCTGCCAG CTGGTACGTGAGCTCATGGAGTTCATGTTCGGTAACATGCCGTCGAGGCAAACAGGTCAGACGAGTTCATTGCCAACACGTGGTGGAAGGCGGAAACGCTGAAATGATCCCAGATGACCAGTGCCCCGGTCAAAAAGCTATTACCATGCGAGACTGTCAGATACTGAAGAGATGTCCAGTGTGGTCTGTGGGCCAATGGTCAAAG TGTTCTGTCTCGTGTGGAGTGGGATCGAAACATCGAAACCTTACATGCCAGCTGCTTGATACAAGGCAAGTTTTTGAGCCAGAAAGCTGTAACCCAAATAGAAAACCAAAGGAGACAGAGAGCTGTAACCCAGGGCCCTGCACTGTCGCATGGATGGCGACGGAATGGAGCGAG TGTTATCCGAAGTGTGGAAAAGGAATGAGTACGAGAATGGTTTATTGCGTCAGCATCACagataaaaccaaaaaataccCGGATGAACTATGCGACGTTTCCTCTCGGCCAATAAATGAGAAGAACTGTTCCAGTGACGTTTTGTGTCCACCCATGTGGCATGCATCACAGTGGAGTAAG TGCACTGCTACTTGTGGCGTAGGGATGCAAATGAGAAATGTGTACTGTGCTACAAAGGAAGGACCCAAAATGCTTAGAATCTTAAAGAACGACCAGTGTGCCAACGAAACGAAGATAAAGGGTATGCAAATGTGTTCAGTCAGACCATGTCAAGCTGGATGGTACATTTACCCATGGGAACCG TGCTCCACGACGTGTGGACTTGGTTTGAGGAGACGAAACGTCAAGTGCTTTGCTGATTCAAAAGAAGACCCCGAAGAAAAATGGTGCAAAGCGGAGGATAAACCAGTATCTGCAGTACAGTGTCTCCAGAAAAAATGTAAAG AAGCAGGAACAACGACGAAAGCAccagagaaaacaacaaccgCTGCAGCATTGCAAACAGTATCAACCTTGGCACCAGCAGCAGAAACAGAGGAAGAAAAACTGATCACGACATTAGCTACAACTCAAGCATCGAAAACAGAAGAAAGACAAACTACAGAAACGGCTTCACCagcaacaacatcaacagaGGAAGCAAAATCAACGTCAACAACGGAATCAAGCGAAGAACCAACCACAACCGCAGCTCAAACTCAAACAACGAAAACAGTAGAAGAGGAGCGAACAACATTCTTACCAGCAACAGCACAATttgaacaaacaacaacaacaggaacAAGCCAAAAACCAATAATAACAACAGCTCAAGTTCAAACAACGAAAGCAGGGGACAAAGAATCGACCACAACAGCTTCACCTTTAGCAACAACACAATTTGGAGAATCAACGACATCAGAAGCAGAAGACGGAATAACCACTACTGCCGCAACTCAAACTCAAACAACGAAAGCAGGGAAAGAAGAATTGACAACAACAGCGACACCAGTAGGGGaaagaacaacaagaaaagaaacaacCACGACATCAGCTCAAACTGTAGAAGAGGAACGTAGTACAATCAAGGCAAAAGCAACAGAAGAAACTATAACAACTTTTAAAGTTGCAACAGAAGAGGAAGCAACAAAGACATCTACCAGTAAACCGCCAAGTGCTTCTACCCTTACAGCAGAAAGTACAAGAAAGACAGAAATTTCCACCCAGAGTTCTACAACACAAGACTTCAGTACCGAAACTAGCACTATTATAACCATGCCTTTCTCCAGTGAAGCTCGCACCACCACCTCAACTCACCCTACTCAGAGCAGCACCATTAGCAACCTATCACCCACCATTGACTTTTCCACCACTACTGTCTCAGTATCAACAATAGAAAGCACTACAACTGAGGCTTCAAAGACTATTACCCCACCCCCGACAACGGAGGCTTCAACGACTACTACCCCACCCCCGACAACGGAGGCTTCAACGACTACTATCCCACCCCCGACAACGGAGGTTTCAGCCACTACTATCCCACCCCCGACAACAGAGGCTTCAACAACTACTATCCCACCCCTGACAACAGAGGCTTCAACGACCACTACCCCACCCCCGACAACGGAGGCTTCAACGACTACTATCCCACCCCCGACAACGGAGGCTTCAACGACTACTACCCCACCCCCGACAGCGGAGGCTTCAACGACTACTACCCCACCCCCGACAACGGAGGCTTCAACGACTACTATCCCACCCCCGACAACGGAGGCTTCAGCCACTActaccccaccccccacaaCAGAGGCTTCAACAACTACTATCCCACCCTCGACAACAGAGGCTTCAACGACCACTACCCCACCCCCGACAACAGAAACCTCTACAAGTACTGCACCTGAAAGTTCGACTGAAGGTCCAACTACTGCTCTAAGAATTAAGCCAGCCAAAATCTTTCAGCCTCCACAAGACACAA AGCCAACGACGAAACCTCCAGAAAAATGTGAAGACAATCCTTTGATCGCTCACTGTCCTGTGGTAAAAAGAGTCGGATTCTGCTGTATAAAGTTTTACCAGAAAGCCTGCTGCTACACTTGCAGGGATTTACTCCCTGGATGCAAAAGCTAA
- the LOC140943306 gene encoding DNA-directed RNA polymerase II subunit RPB9-like produces MNIRGRSDNGPGFVGIKFCQECNNMLYPKEDKENKILLYACRNCDYQQEADNCCIYVNKITHEVNELTQIVTDVTADPTLPRTDQHECPKCGHREAVFFQSQSSKADQMRLYYVCTAVNCGNRWTE; encoded by the exons ATGAACATCAGAGGTCGTTCAGACAATGGCCCTGGTTTCGTGGGCATCAAATTCTGTCAAGAGTG CAACAACATGTTGTATCCCAAGgaggacaaagaaaacaaaattttattgtatGCC TGTCGGAACTGTGATTATCAACAAGAAGCAGATAACTGCTGCATCTATGTAAACAAAATCACTCATGAAGTCAA TGAACTGACACAGATTGTTACGGATGTGACTGCTGACCCAACATTACCAAGAACAGATCAACATGAATGCCCAAA GTGTGGCCACCGAGAAGCAGTGTTTTTCCAGTCCCAGTCCAGCAAAGCAGAT CAAATGAGATTGTACTATGTTTGTACAGCAGTGAACTGTGGTAACAGATGGACTGAATAA
- the LOC140943296 gene encoding carbohydrate sulfotransferase 4-like, translated as MTIRRIRAKRFLKKLPFLLFLLAVSWTGVYLLGATAQDKEEIQASHKYDQRVIQAGPQQNIEYKVSNAAKKNLIVVSHGRSGSSLMGDIFNHHPSVFYMYEPLQTVERIHQRFFGNVAGYTESNEYGRLADKYLNGLLRCKFDQPNVLEDLETYYRKQQHPRVSSAIASPPLCPYYPTDPEWDPELCPPMTSESLGGTCRDNYDLTVLKILISRIPKNTIETILNACSASDVDCKILFLMRDPRAVIPSSQSFGFFTNKGDVAKRGLRQYSYWRCKETEDNLDIIRKLPQSLRNRIRLQRYEDLAFDPLKALSGLYDFAGLPMLENVRTWLNETTRQNRRNCNEMDGEQATCTKDDAWIAANRWRWLVHPHDLEIIEHYCRDVMRMMGYRFVDNSYELLAERHVPLYAENYEAKQWFSPQ; from the coding sequence ATGACAATACGGCGAATAAGGGCAAAGCGTTTCTTGAAAAAACTGCCTTTTTTGCTGTTCCTCTTGGCTGTTTCTTGGACAGGTGTCTATCTTCTTGGAGCCACAGCACAGGATAAAGAAGAAATTCAAGCATCGCACAAATATGACCAAAGGGTAATTCAAGCTGGTCCACAGCAGAATATTGaatataaagtttcaaatgcaGCGAAGAAGAATTTGATCGTTGTGTCTCATGGCCGTTCTGGATCTTCTCTTATGGGAGATATTTTCAATCACCATCCTTCAGTTTTTTACATGTACGAACCTTTACAAACCGTAGAGCGAATTCACCAAAGGTTCTTCGGCAATGTTGCGGGTTATACGGAATCCAATGAATATGGACGTCTCGCGGACAAGTATCTTAATGGTCTACTTCGCTGTAAATTTGATCAGCCAAATGTTCTAGAAGATCTTGAGACTTACTACCGAAAGCAGCAGCACCCTCGTGTAAGCAGTGCCATTGCATCGCCGCCCTTATGCCCTTACTATCCAACAGATCCTGAATGGGACCCAGAACTATGCCCGCCGATGACAAGCGAGTCTTTAGGAGGAACGTGTAGAGACAATTACGACTTGACTGTCCTTAAAATTCTCATCTCTCGCATCCCTAAGAACACTATCGAGACTATTTTGAATGCCTGCAGCGCTTCAGACGTAGATTGCAAAATTCTCTTTCTTATGAGGGATCCCAGAGCCGTGATCCCTTCTTCTCAGagttttggcttttttacgAACAAAGGCGACGTTGCAAAGCGAGGACTTCGCCAGTATAGTTACTGGCGATGTAAGGAAACTGAGGACAACTTAGATATCATAAGGAAACTACCGCAATCGCTACGTAACAGAATCAGACTACAAAGATACGAGGACCTGGCGTTCGACCCACTGAAAGCCTTGTCCGGCCTTTATGATTTTGCTGGGCTGCCGATGCTGGAAAACGTGCGCACATGGCTAAACGAGACAACAAGGCAAAATAGGAGGAACTGTAATGAAATGGACGGGGAGCAAGCGACATGCACAAAAGACGATGCCTGGATCGCTGCCAATCGCTGGCGATGGTTGGTACATCCACATGATCTTGAGATTATTGAACACTACTGCCGAGATGTTATGCGCATGATGGGTTACAGGTTCGTAGATAATTCTTACGAGCTGCTGGCTGAAAGACATGTCCCTCTCTACGCTGAAAATTACGAAGCAAAACAGTGGTTTTCGCCTCAATAA
- the LOC140943283 gene encoding uncharacterized protein isoform X1, producing MLLSVFCRLTLLLCWVLAPSCSGGQSDDKWGPWSEWSPCSRTCGVGVTYQERECFEKEKPEAYCKGNKRMYETCNIQDCPEGSRDFRLEQCEAYNSRVLDGRKFKWVPYIPTHERCVLNCMPKGENFFMQWASKVADGTRCSVDSYDICVDGKCEKLGCDLILNSTAKEDKCRVCNGIGENCKTHKGVTTDVGDGYKEILVIPASATNIDIQEVAPSSNFLALSDSSQSYFFNGDYFITSPRKFHIAGTVFNYERTGFGQERISSLGPTSIPVHVEILLMGEKNPGISYEFSLPTSVTVLPERAQFIWRTGDFDKCSASCAGGEQKRRVYCVRKDTGEEASKSNCDHGKKPSHKQKCNTQSCPASWYVSSWSSCSVTCRRGKQVRRVHCQHVVEGGNAEMIPDDQCPGQKAITMRDCQILKRCPVWSVGQWSKCSVSCGVGSKHRNLTCQLLDTRQVFEPESCNPNRKPKETESCNPGPCTVAWMATEWSECYPKCGKGMSTRMVYCVSITDKTKKYPDELCDVSSRPINEKNCSSDVLCPPMWHASQWSKCTATCGVGMQMRNVYCATKEGPKMLRILKNDQCANETKIKGMQMCSVRPCQAGWYIYPWEPCSTTCGLGLRRRNVKCFADSKEDPEEKWCKAEDKPVSAVQCLQKKCKEAGTTTKAPEKTTTAAALQTVSTLAPAAETEEEKLITTLATTQASKTEERQTTETASPATTSTEEAKSTSTTESSEEPTTTAAQTQTTKTVEEERTTFLPATAQFEQTTTTGTSQKPIITTAQVQTTKAGDKESTTTASPLATTQFGESTTSEAEDGITTTAATQTQTTKAGKEELTTTATPVGERTTRKETTTTSAQTVEEERSTIKAKATEETITTFKVATEEEATKTSTSKPPSASTLTAESTRKTEISTQSSTTQDFSTETSTIITMPFSSEARTTTSTHPTQSSTISNLSPTIDFSTTTVSVSTIESTTTEASKTITPPPTTEASTTTTPPPTTEASTTTIPPPTTEVSATTIPPPTTEASTTTIPPLTTEASTTTTPPPTTEASTTTIPPPTTEASTTTTPPPTAEASTTTTPPPTTEASTTTIPPPTTEASATTTPPPTTEASTTTIPPSTTEASTTTTPPPTTETSTSTAPESSTEGPTTALRIKPAKIFQPPQDTNASVGSEILFRCRATGYPQPVITWRKGSIPVSSLDLSRMQILPEGDLRISDITEDDTDIYTCTATNFVGPMDAKQARLIVIVPVSVSVSPKRVSAQPGADVTITCETHGLPKPIVEWYKGDTYLSTKGRLRVSGANLIISQVESSDSGHYECRAQNIYEKDTDKTYLNVLKKQEPTTKPPEKCEDNPLIAHCPVVKRVGFCCIKFYQKACCYTCRDLLPGCKS from the exons ATGCTGCTCTCGGTGTTTTGCCGGTTGACTCTCCTTCTTTGCTGGGTTTTGGCGCCATCGTGTTCAGGG GGACAGAGCGACGACAAATGGGGGCCTTGGAGCGAGTGGAGTCCATGCTCCAGAACTTGTGGTGTAGGAGTCACTTACCAAGAACGAGAGTGCTTTGAGAAGGaaaa GCCAGAAGCTTATTGCAAGGGAAATAAGCGTATGTACGAGACGTGCAATATTCAG GACTGCCCTGAAGGTTCAAGAGATTTCCGCCTTGAACAGTGCGAAGCTTACAACAGCCGCGTACTTGATGGACGAAAATTTAAGTGGGTGCCATATATACCAA CCCATGAGAGATGCGTACTTAACTGTATGCCTAAAGGAGAAAATTTCTTTATGCAATGGGCGAGTAAAGTCGCAGATGGAACAAGATGCAGCGTGGATTCGTATGACATTTGCGTCGACGGGAAGTGTGAG AAACTTGGTTGCGATCTTATTTTGAACTCTACTGCCAAAGAGGATAAATGCCGCGTATGTAATGGCATTGGAGAAAACTGTAAAACACACAAAGGAGTCACTACAGATGTTGGCGATG GATACAAGGAAATTCTGGTGATTCCTGCCAGTGCAACGAACATCGACATACAAGAAGTCGCACCTTCTTCAAATTTCCTAG CTCTTTCCGATTCAtctcaaagttattttttcaaTGGTGATTATTTTATCACAAGCCCGAGGAAGTTCCATATTGCCGGTACTGTGTTTAATTACGAGCGAACCGGCTTTGGACAGGAGAGAATCTCTTCGTTGGGACCAACCTCAATTCCCGTCCACGTGGAG ATCCTTCTAATGGGAGAGAAGAATCCTGGAATCTCTTACGAATTTTCATTGCCCACATCCGTCACCGTACTTCCTGAGCGAGCGCAGTTTATTTGGCGGACGGGCGATTTTGACAAGTGTAGTGCGTCGTGTGCAGGGG GTGAGCAAAAGAGGCGAGTATACTGTGTTCGCAAGGATACTGGGGAAGAAGCTTCAAAGTCAAATTGTGATCACGGCAAGAAGCCATCACATAAACAGAAGTGCAACACTCAGTCCTGCCCTGCCAG CTGGTACGTGAGCTCATGGAGTTCATGTTCGGTAACATGCCGTCGAGGCAAACAGGTCAGACGAGTTCATTGCCAACACGTGGTGGAAGGCGGAAACGCTGAAATGATCCCAGATGACCAGTGCCCCGGTCAAAAAGCTATTACCATGCGAGACTGTCAGATACTGAAGAGATGTCCAGTGTGGTCTGTGGGCCAATGGTCAAAG TGTTCTGTCTCGTGTGGAGTGGGATCGAAACATCGAAACCTTACATGCCAGCTGCTTGATACAAGGCAAGTTTTTGAGCCAGAAAGCTGTAACCCAAATAGAAAACCAAAGGAGACAGAGAGCTGTAACCCAGGGCCCTGCACTGTCGCATGGATGGCGACGGAATGGAGCGAG TGTTATCCGAAGTGTGGAAAAGGAATGAGTACGAGAATGGTTTATTGCGTCAGCATCACagataaaaccaaaaaataccCGGATGAACTATGCGACGTTTCCTCTCGGCCAATAAATGAGAAGAACTGTTCCAGTGACGTTTTGTGTCCACCCATGTGGCATGCATCACAGTGGAGTAAG TGCACTGCTACTTGTGGCGTAGGGATGCAAATGAGAAATGTGTACTGTGCTACAAAGGAAGGACCCAAAATGCTTAGAATCTTAAAGAACGACCAGTGTGCCAACGAAACGAAGATAAAGGGTATGCAAATGTGTTCAGTCAGACCATGTCAAGCTGGATGGTACATTTACCCATGGGAACCG TGCTCCACGACGTGTGGACTTGGTTTGAGGAGACGAAACGTCAAGTGCTTTGCTGATTCAAAAGAAGACCCCGAAGAAAAATGGTGCAAAGCGGAGGATAAACCAGTATCTGCAGTACAGTGTCTCCAGAAAAAATGTAAAG AAGCAGGAACAACGACGAAAGCAccagagaaaacaacaaccgCTGCAGCATTGCAAACAGTATCAACCTTGGCACCAGCAGCAGAAACAGAGGAAGAAAAACTGATCACGACATTAGCTACAACTCAAGCATCGAAAACAGAAGAAAGACAAACTACAGAAACGGCTTCACCagcaacaacatcaacagaGGAAGCAAAATCAACGTCAACAACGGAATCAAGCGAAGAACCAACCACAACCGCAGCTCAAACTCAAACAACGAAAACAGTAGAAGAGGAGCGAACAACATTCTTACCAGCAACAGCACAATttgaacaaacaacaacaacaggaacAAGCCAAAAACCAATAATAACAACAGCTCAAGTTCAAACAACGAAAGCAGGGGACAAAGAATCGACCACAACAGCTTCACCTTTAGCAACAACACAATTTGGAGAATCAACGACATCAGAAGCAGAAGACGGAATAACCACTACTGCCGCAACTCAAACTCAAACAACGAAAGCAGGGAAAGAAGAATTGACAACAACAGCGACACCAGTAGGGGaaagaacaacaagaaaagaaacaacCACGACATCAGCTCAAACTGTAGAAGAGGAACGTAGTACAATCAAGGCAAAAGCAACAGAAGAAACTATAACAACTTTTAAAGTTGCAACAGAAGAGGAAGCAACAAAGACATCTACCAGTAAACCGCCAAGTGCTTCTACCCTTACAGCAGAAAGTACAAGAAAGACAGAAATTTCCACCCAGAGTTCTACAACACAAGACTTCAGTACCGAAACTAGCACTATTATAACCATGCCTTTCTCCAGTGAAGCTCGCACCACCACCTCAACTCACCCTACTCAGAGCAGCACCATTAGCAACCTATCACCCACCATTGACTTTTCCACCACTACTGTCTCAGTATCAACAATAGAAAGCACTACAACTGAGGCTTCAAAGACTATTACCCCACCCCCGACAACGGAGGCTTCAACGACTACTACCCCACCCCCGACAACGGAGGCTTCAACGACTACTATCCCACCCCCGACAACGGAGGTTTCAGCCACTACTATCCCACCCCCGACAACAGAGGCTTCAACAACTACTATCCCACCCCTGACAACAGAGGCTTCAACGACCACTACCCCACCCCCGACAACGGAGGCTTCAACGACTACTATCCCACCCCCGACAACGGAGGCTTCAACGACTACTACCCCACCCCCGACAGCGGAGGCTTCAACGACTACTACCCCACCCCCGACAACGGAGGCTTCAACGACTACTATCCCACCCCCGACAACGGAGGCTTCAGCCACTActaccccaccccccacaaCAGAGGCTTCAACAACTACTATCCCACCCTCGACAACAGAGGCTTCAACGACCACTACCCCACCCCCGACAACAGAAACCTCTACAAGTACTGCACCTGAAAGTTCGACTGAAGGTCCAACTACTGCTCTAAGAATTAAGCCAGCCAAAATCTTTCAGCCTCCACAAGACACAA acgcATCAGTCGGTAGTGAAATCCTATTTCGTTGCCGAGCAACTGGCTATCCACAACCAGTGATCACGTGGCGTAAAGGTTCAATACCCGTGTCCAGTCTTGACTTATCTCGGATGCAAATCCTTCCTGAAGGCGACCTACGAATATCTGATATAACAGAGGACGACACTGACATTTACACTTGCACAGCTACAAACTTTGTCGGCCCAATGGACGCCAAACAGGCGCGTTTAATCGTAATAGTTCCAGTTTCTGTGTCTGTGTCGCCTAAAAGAGTCAGCGCGCAGCCTGGTGCTGATGTTACGATAACGTGTGAGACACATGGCTTACCAAAACCAATCGTGGAGTGGTACAAGGGCGACACGTATTTGTCTACTAAAGGCAGATTACGAGTTTCCGGAGCAAATCTGATTATATCTCAAGTAGAATCTTCAGATAGTGGACATTATGAATGTCGAGCCCAAAATATCTACGAAAAGGACACAGATAAGACTTATTTGAACGTCCTTAAGAAACAAG AGCCAACGACGAAACCTCCAGAAAAATGTGAAGACAATCCTTTGATCGCTCACTGTCCTGTGGTAAAAAGAGTCGGATTCTGCTGTATAAAGTTTTACCAGAAAGCCTGCTGCTACACTTGCAGGGATTTACTCCCTGGATGCAAAAGCTAA